From the Fodinicurvata sp. EGI_FJ10296 genome, one window contains:
- a CDS encoding acylneuraminate cytidylyltransferase family protein: MTTICTICARGGSVGVPRKNIRSLLGKPLIAYTIEQALTCKAIDAVYVSTDDEEIAAIARDVGADVPYLRPAELATTTSAKIPVIEHLIEKVESLGIGVTRIIDLDPTSPLRLVSDIDNAAALLDDETDCVISAYPSDKNPYFNMVEAQPDGSVQLIKPLPQPVVTRQMAPKVYSMNASIYVWHRNTVAKGMWNGRTRLYEMPRERSIDIDSEFDFHLVERIMTNLMKKQM; the protein is encoded by the coding sequence ATGACTACGATCTGTACCATCTGTGCCCGCGGCGGTTCGGTCGGCGTGCCACGCAAGAATATCCGCTCATTGTTGGGAAAGCCGCTAATCGCCTATACGATCGAACAGGCACTTACCTGCAAGGCCATCGATGCGGTCTATGTCTCGACTGATGACGAAGAGATCGCCGCCATCGCCCGCGATGTTGGAGCAGATGTGCCCTATCTGCGCCCGGCTGAATTGGCGACCACCACCTCGGCGAAGATACCTGTGATCGAGCACTTGATCGAAAAGGTGGAAAGCCTGGGTATCGGCGTTACGCGCATCATCGATCTTGATCCAACCTCGCCCTTGCGGCTGGTTAGCGACATCGACAACGCCGCGGCGCTACTAGACGACGAAACGGATTGTGTCATTAGTGCTTATCCGTCAGACAAGAACCCCTATTTCAATATGGTTGAAGCACAGCCGGACGGAAGTGTCCAACTGATCAAGCCATTGCCACAGCCCGTCGTTACACGTCAAATGGCGCCCAAGGTGTACTCGATGAATGCATCGATCTATGTCTGGCACCGAAACACAGTGGCCAAGGGGATGTGGAATGGACGGACACGACTGTATGAAATGCCGCGAGAACGCTCGATCGACATTGACAGCGAGTTCGACTTTCATCTTGTCGAAAGAATAATGACCAACCTCATGAAGAAGCAGATGTGA
- a CDS encoding SDR family oxidoreductase, with the protein MAQARIVVLTGGGGILGHAMVGQLTADGWQVAVVDRNAELAQRAAGLTRDPGSANAYDCDVSDRDALRDLHGRIRVDMGPVDALICNAATKSDNFFEPFETFPLEDWNQVMAVNLTAPMLCAQEFGPPMVKRGRGTIVNTLSIYGIVAPDQSIYEGSLYEGRAINTPAIYSASKAGLWGLTKYLASYWGQHGVRVNAVTPGGIFSGQNDSFVEKYNARTMMGRMGEPHEVADAVTFLISDKASYITGQNLVVDGGLTAW; encoded by the coding sequence ATGGCCCAGGCAAGAATTGTGGTGCTGACGGGCGGCGGAGGTATTCTTGGCCATGCCATGGTGGGTCAATTGACCGCCGACGGCTGGCAGGTGGCAGTGGTGGATCGCAACGCGGAACTGGCGCAGAGAGCGGCCGGGCTGACGCGCGATCCGGGTAGCGCCAACGCTTATGACTGCGACGTTTCGGATCGCGATGCGTTGCGCGACCTGCACGGCCGCATCCGCGTTGATATGGGGCCGGTGGACGCACTGATTTGTAACGCTGCAACGAAAAGTGACAATTTCTTTGAACCGTTCGAAACCTTCCCTCTAGAGGATTGGAACCAGGTTATGGCCGTCAACCTGACCGCGCCCATGCTATGCGCGCAGGAATTCGGCCCGCCCATGGTGAAAAGAGGCCGTGGCACTATCGTCAACACCTTGTCGATCTACGGGATTGTCGCGCCGGATCAGAGCATCTACGAAGGCTCGCTATACGAAGGGCGCGCCATAAACACACCTGCAATCTATTCGGCATCCAAGGCCGGACTATGGGGGCTGACGAAATATCTTGCTAGCTACTGGGGACAGCACGGTGTGCGGGTCAATGCAGTAACGCCAGGGGGTATCTTCAGCGGTCAGAACGATTCATTCGTCGAAAAATACAATGCTCGTACCATGATGGGCCGCATGGGCGAGCCCCATGAAGTCGCCGATGCGGTGACGTTCTTGATCTCGGACAAGGCCAGTTATATCACCGGTCAGAATCTCGTCGTTGACGGTGGGTTGACAGCATGGTAG